In the Zingiber officinale cultivar Zhangliang chromosome 5A, Zo_v1.1, whole genome shotgun sequence genome, atattcgatataaaaaattaaattaattttttataaaggaGAGTTCCTTACATAGTGCACCCTTTCCCAATTTATATACGACTTTTTGGCTAAGATTaagtataatatttatttttatcaatataaTATCTTTTGGCTAAAATTAAGTATAGTATTTgttcttatcaatttaatatctaattaaaaattaaattaattatttattaaggaGAGTCCCTTAAGGGTGACACTTGAGAATAAATCATATTATCAttgaataatattatttaattacttaatagaaaatattcattttataaaatttacatgTATTCATATAACACACACAACGTCGTGTATTGCTAgtatatcttattattttattaagaatctgctccctttactaactaattttgatgaaacccaaaataaaattatgttaatatccttttttgCATTTCAcactgaaaataatttcaaggtttattagtTAGTAATTTCCACAAACACATCAATCagggatctagagttcaagactcaGCTACGGtgtaatattataaaattttctcattaatcaataaGGGATCTAGAGTTTGAGACTCAGCTGCAgcttattattgagaatttttctcattaatcaattataaATCTAGAGTTCTTTTTAGTCTCACATTTTAGAATTAGTAACACTGCAAGcagagaaacttctataaatacttTGGGTCgataatattagaaaatatacttttcttggCTTTTTGGTTAAGATTAagtatcatattaaataaatttttgataAGAGGGAGTCCATTACAGTAATTTACTGCTAGGATTCTAGAGTGTCACCCTAGCATTGCACTATTGTATGGATCTGACATTCCCTTACCCAATATATAAGAAGCTTTTTGGCTAAGATTAAGtgtaatatttgttcttatcagtttaatatttgatataaagaattaaattaattttttatgaaagaGAGTCTCTTATCCGCACGTactcatgtattatattacacaagCAACCAGGAGCGGAGCCACATATAGCTTTGGTGGGGCAGTTGCTCCACctcaaatttttataaatatcccTATAggtgtataaaattataaaatattagagTCTTGCCccactaaaaaaataaaagtaggggcaatactaaaaaattaaaactattttctaTAGGCTCATTCTTCTTCCCTTAGATCTCTCCTTGCTTTGCCCTACTTGGTATAAGGGGCCTAGCTTACGTAATGTGTATGCACGATTACTTGTTATTATTAAGAATCTAGATCCTTTATTAGCTAATTttagtgaagcctaaaatgaaattatgttaatattcttttttattttcgcagtaaaaataattttaaagtttattagtaattttatatataaaaaatatacattgttatgattctctttagtctcatatcttagGATTGACAACACTGTGAACAAAGAAGTTTCTATAAAGACCTTAGGTTGACCACATTAAAAAGCATACATTTCTCAGTCTTTTCGCTAAGATCAAGTGTATTATATGTTATTATCAggttaatatctgatataaaaaattaaattaattttaacaagAAAGAGTTCGTTACAGTAACTTGGCTACTAGGGTACTCTTACTTTACACTATTGCATGAATTTATGAGTCTGAAACACTAATTTACGtatatttatgtattatattacatATGTAACGCGTGTGTATAATATATAACGCGTGTGCACAATGACCAGTATATAAATGATCTATTTTTTATACTCGGTATTCAAATTTTATAAGTAGTATTTTATCTATCAAATAAATCTTAGATATTGATTAGTAAAGATTAAACCATCTATCATATGATAATCtctctaccaaaataatattcttttattattttaataaaaaaaatcaaataagctAAGTGGGAACGTGAACCGCATGTAGATTCCTTTATTTGTATCCATTCTCCTAAATTGTCGATTTTTTTTATCATCAAGCGCTTTACAAAATTATCTAAATTTTCAAACACAATTTTAATACAAAATATCATTTGACCTAAAAGTTTGTTGATTTCGCAATTTTCAACAATTCATAGTTATGTCTGACTCTATTAGCATCATCTAACATAATCTTAAAAGAAGTTATTATTTATCAGACTATTTTGATACAATTGATAAAAGAAAACCTTaaatttgacaattttttttagtAGTGCGAACTCAAAAATCTTTACCaccaaaataagaaaattttgtgaGAACAAGGTACCGATTTGCTACATCTCGATCTCGATCATGATCTTGAAATCTGTTCTCCAGTGTGAGAAATTGCTGGTTATCATCTATTTTCTAGTGAATCTTCATAAATTACTCGAAACAACCAAATAACTCAAAAGATTTGGATGCAAAGGGCAGAGATCATAACAACAGCGCATATGCTGCAATCCATGAAAATGGTACCTGCTACTTCCTGAAAGATCAACCATGCCTCCAAAATATCGCTCAAGTTCCCCGTCCAATGATACTCCAGTTTTTCGTTCTTAGCTGCCTGATTTGCCATCAGAGGCCAAAAAACAATGGTCAAGTCCGCCAAGATAACAAGGAACAAAGGTCTGAAGTTAATGCTTCCGCCAAATACACCACCAAGGCAGCTCGATATGACGGTGAAAATTGCGATCGCAAATGCACAAAGCAAACGTGCATTTTCAGAAGCCGAGACAACATGGCTGACTTGCTTTGATGAGATTGTCACGTGTTTCATCAACCTTGCTGATAGAGTTGTATCTAAAACTTGATCAGATGATTTCTGCGCCACCACCGAAGCGTTACAAAGTTCTGAAACCTTATTCCTTTGCAGCTCATTCACTTGAGGCTTTAATTCAAACACAGTATTATTGTGTTCCATCTTGTTGGCACTAACCATTCCAATGCTTGCCTGAGTTGTAGGAATTGGTTTGTGTTTATTGAtttcttctctttcactagcaGTGACTTGGCCATCTTTGTCGCTCTTATATTGGTCAGTAAGATGAGCACTAGTTCCCTCAACACTGCTAAATGGAGAACCTACAATAAAATGAGAGCCGATGAGCTACTAAGGTTTATGTAGAGAAAGATAACTCCTTCCAAAACATAATTACTAGGACACTAATATCAATAAGTATTAAACAATATtttctaacagcaacaaacatcgAGAGAAATAGTATGGTGAGCTAGTTGGTGTATGACCCATTGTCCGTCAGCAAGAAGGAAAATAAAGCATCAGAAATCCTCAAACTCAAACTCTATCAAGAGAAACAAATACATCAAGTTTCCAGTGCAGTGTCTAGACGTGGACCTTGTGCTTTCAAATAGCAAATTTTACTAGATACATAACAAGAAAACTTAGAACTACCAAATAAGCAGTTATCCCACAACAAGACATAACAAAGAGACAATGCAAGAGTCTATTCCAGGTCTCCTAGGAAAAAAGAACTAATGTGTAACACAAACTCCTCAATCAATCTTATGTAAACTATCAGAATTTTGACAAGCCAATGCGATTGAATTGATGTGGTGAAAATCGGAGAATGGATCCACCTTCTTGTTTCCACATCTGCGGTTGTACAAATATGAGCAAGCTGGCCGATACCGAATGACAACCTTCGGCCATACACCACATTAATTCAATATTAACACATATAAAGAAACACAGACAATTAGCTTGAACGAACAAGGAATGCACAGCACAATTTTACCAGAGAACGGTGTCAAAAGACGGCTATGTAGGAAAACATAGAGGACAAGCATTGAAATGGATTTTACCAAGAAGACGACCTATGATCATGCCAAATTACTGCACAAGGAGCCGTCTTATTCGGTTGACATAATCTTCAAAAGTACAACTCCGAGGAGGAAAAATGCTGCTTTTCGATTGGCAACACAAGTATCCAATCCCCAAAAATTTCTGCCTAAACCTCAGGCAACTAATGCCATGAGAGGAAGGACACAAGAGTCGAACCAAATCTAGATGAGAACTATAAGGCATGCGATTGCATTGAGagagtagagagagagagagagcgctgGAAGAGGGAGGATGTGACTGTAAAAAAAGGGGAAAATGATGCCTTCCGAAGTTCCGATTGGAAATGAAAATCGAATCGAGTACCAAATTGAAACACAACTGATACCGTCAGAGGAAAGTATATTGAAATCGAACTAAATCTCGACGAGGACAACCTAACTAAGGAACATGCGATTGCATTGATCGAGTAGAGAGACAGGGATCGCACCGGAAGGGGGAGGATGTCCTTCATTGGGGCCACGAGGGGATGAATCGGGGACGGATTGGGCTTGCCCGGAGATTAGGGCAAGGCGGTCGGATCCGCGCTCCAAGATCCTTCGCCGGCGAGCATCCCGCGCGTTCTCCATCTCCTCATCTTCCTCGATCTCCCATCCTCCTTTTGATCAGAAGGAGAAGGAGCGCCTTGGCCGCCGCCGACGCCGGGGAATAAGCTTCGCCGCTAATTTTACAGTAATCGTTGACCATCACATGAACCACAGAACCAgaaatttccattttttttattttgtatttttaccaTTAATACCTTTCGTgataatttttttcctttaattTCCAAAAAATCGAAACAATTTGTAATATAAAAtacaattttataaaaaatgGCAATGAGTATCATTGTTTCCGTCTtatagaattattattatttttaatgggATCATCCGGTAGGAGGTTAGAAATTTTGATGGAGCTCAACAGATCACATTTATGAGAATGTTTGAATagttaaatatttagattataaAAAACAATTTAAACCACATTAacgaagattttaattttacttaGGATATTTTATATTTGAAGAATTTGAATTATTTGTGATATTGGATCATCTTTTAGGATCCATATGCATTTCATGATTTATACTAATAACTAATGAAAAATATAACCTACCTACATGATTAATTGAATTATAAGAATTGAATATTTagaatatcaaaaataaaataaaataaaactattaCCATATCCCCCCAACAATCTTTTCGATAGCCAAGGTTCTATTCTTATGTAAGGCAATTTAtatttgtaatgcccgaaaacaTGGACAAATTTAGTCGTTAGATGAAGAATCGCTATGCTTCTAAATTTATCGGATAAACAAATCAGTGACAAAGATCACCCACTAGTTGGATTGAGAATCGTATATCCGGATTATTATAAAAACAATTAAAACCAAGAAAATTTTTGTCAAAGTAGAAAACAAAATGTTCAGTTGTAATTATATTCTCTTTTTACCTCTCTTTATCCAAATAATTaaactttttttcttttattcttagaatattttaaacagaataaaataattaaaatatttaaatttatgattaattaaaaacactatattttagaaaataaaataaaataattaaaaatcagaAA is a window encoding:
- the LOC121982872 gene encoding uncharacterized protein LOC121982872 encodes the protein MENARDARRRRILERGSDRLALISGQAQSVPDSSPRGPNEGHPPPSGSPFSSVEGTSAHLTDQYKSDKDGQVTASEREEINKHKPIPTTQASIGMVSANKMEHNNTVFELKPQVNELQRNKVSELCNASVVAQKSSDQVLDTTLSARLMKHVTISSKQVSHVVSASENARLLCAFAIAIFTVISSCLGGVFGGSINFRPLFLVILADLTIVFWPLMANQAAKNEKLEYHWTGNLSDILEAWLIFQEVAGTIFMDCSICAVVMISALCIQIF